One region of Dryobates pubescens isolate bDryPub1 chromosome 20, bDryPub1.pri, whole genome shotgun sequence genomic DNA includes:
- the NDEL1 gene encoding nuclear distribution protein nudE-like 1 isoform X2, with protein sequence MDSEEIPTFSSPKEETAYWKELSLKYKQSFQEAREELAEFQEGSRELEAELEAQLVQAEQRNRDLQADNQRLKCEVETLKEKLEHQHVQSYKQVSLLEDDLSQTRAIKDQLHKYVRELEQANDDLERAKRATIVSLEDFEQRLNQAIERNAFLESELDDKESLLVSVQRLKDEARDLRQELAVRERQQEVTRKSAPSSPTLDCEKMDSAVQASLSLPATPVGKGSENSFPSPKAIPNGFGTSPLTPSARISALNIVGDLLRKVGALESKLAACRNFAKDQASRKSYIAGSGGVGSSNGTKYPHPGHTSFFDKGAVNGFEQGPPGLGTSRPSSAPGMLPLSV encoded by the exons ATGGACAGTGAAGAAATCCCAACTTTCTCGAGTCCAAAGGAGGAAACTGCGTACTGGAAAGAGCTTTCCTTGAAGTACAAACAAAG CTTCCAGGAAGCTCGTGAAGAGCTGGCTGAGTttcaggaggggagcagagagctggaagcTGAGTTGGAGGCACAGCTagtgcaggctgagcagaggaatCGAGATTTGCAAGCAGATAACCAAAGACTGAAGTGTGAAGTGGAAACATTAAAG GAGAAACTGGAGCACCAGCATGTGCAAAGCTACAAGCAAGTGTCGTTGTTGGAGGATGACCTGAGCCAGACACGGGCCATTAAAGACCAGTTGCATAAGTatgtgagggagctggagcaggccaACGATGACTTGGAACGTGCAAAGAG GGCAACAATAGTTTCATTGGAAGACTTTGAACAAAGGCTGAACCAAGCTATTGAGAGAAATGCCTTTTTAGAAAGTGAGCTGGATGACAAGGAGTCCTTGCTAGTTTCTGTACAGAGATTAAAGGATGAAGCAAGAG ACTTGCGGCAAGAGTTAGCAGTACGGGAGCGGCAGCAGGAGGTCACCCGGAAgtcagcacccagctctccaacTCTAGACTGTGAGAAGATGGACTCAGCTGTCCAAGCATCTCTGTCTTTGCCAGCTACCCCCGTTGGAAAAGGATCAGAGAACAGTTTTCCTTCCCCAAAAG CTATACCAAACGGGTTTGGTACCAGCCCCCTTACTCCTTCAGCCAGAATATCTGCACTCAACATTGTGGGAGACCTGCTACGCAAAGTGGGG GCTTTAGAATCCAAATTAGCTGCTTGCAGGAACTTTGCCAAGGACCAGGCCTCTCGGAAGTCCTACATCGCGGGGAGCGGCGGCGTGGGGAGCAGCAACGGCACCAAGTACCCACACCctggccacacttccttctttgaCAAAGG
- the NDEL1 gene encoding nuclear distribution protein nudE-like 1 isoform X3: MDSEEIPTFSSPKEETAYWKELSLKYKQSFQEAREELAEFQEGSRELEAELEAQLVQAEQRNRDLQADNQRLKCEVETLKEKLEHQHVQSYKQVSLLEDDLSQTRAIKDQLHKYVRELEQANDDLERAKRATIVSLEDFEQRLNQAIERNAFLESELDDKESLLVSVQRLKDEARDLRQELAVRERQQEVTRKSAPSSPTLDCEKMDSAVQASLSLPATPVGKGSENSFPSPKAIPNGFGTSPLTPSARISALNIVGDLLRKVGALESKLAACRNFAKDQASRKSYIAGSGGVGSSNGTKYPHPGHTSFFDKGRDKVLFPTLVMGQ, encoded by the exons ATGGACAGTGAAGAAATCCCAACTTTCTCGAGTCCAAAGGAGGAAACTGCGTACTGGAAAGAGCTTTCCTTGAAGTACAAACAAAG CTTCCAGGAAGCTCGTGAAGAGCTGGCTGAGTttcaggaggggagcagagagctggaagcTGAGTTGGAGGCACAGCTagtgcaggctgagcagaggaatCGAGATTTGCAAGCAGATAACCAAAGACTGAAGTGTGAAGTGGAAACATTAAAG GAGAAACTGGAGCACCAGCATGTGCAAAGCTACAAGCAAGTGTCGTTGTTGGAGGATGACCTGAGCCAGACACGGGCCATTAAAGACCAGTTGCATAAGTatgtgagggagctggagcaggccaACGATGACTTGGAACGTGCAAAGAG GGCAACAATAGTTTCATTGGAAGACTTTGAACAAAGGCTGAACCAAGCTATTGAGAGAAATGCCTTTTTAGAAAGTGAGCTGGATGACAAGGAGTCCTTGCTAGTTTCTGTACAGAGATTAAAGGATGAAGCAAGAG ACTTGCGGCAAGAGTTAGCAGTACGGGAGCGGCAGCAGGAGGTCACCCGGAAgtcagcacccagctctccaacTCTAGACTGTGAGAAGATGGACTCAGCTGTCCAAGCATCTCTGTCTTTGCCAGCTACCCCCGTTGGAAAAGGATCAGAGAACAGTTTTCCTTCCCCAAAAG CTATACCAAACGGGTTTGGTACCAGCCCCCTTACTCCTTCAGCCAGAATATCTGCACTCAACATTGTGGGAGACCTGCTACGCAAAGTGGGG GCTTTAGAATCCAAATTAGCTGCTTGCAGGAACTTTGCCAAGGACCAGGCCTCTCGGAAGTCCTACATCGCGGGGAGCGGCGGCGTGGGGAGCAGCAACGGCACCAAGTACCCACACCctggccacacttccttctttgaCAAAGG